A DNA window from Solanum lycopersicum chromosome 3, SLM_r2.1 contains the following coding sequences:
- the LOC101264896 gene encoding BAG family molecular chaperone regulator 1, translating into MMRMKTKTTAMPPMMNDNSAGGRDRAAADNEWEVRPGGMLVQKRNPDAENRPPPPPIRVRVKYGSIYHEINISPQATFGELKKMLTGPTGLHHQDQKLLYKDKERDNNAFLDISGVKDKSKIVVVEDPLCQEKRYLELRKNAKMEKAAKTIADISFEVDRLAGQVSAFESIISKGAKVVEKDLVKVIELLMNQLLKLDGIVAEGDVKLQRKMQVKRVQKYVETLDVLKMKNSAPSRSGNHIPKQESSPSPQQHQRRYSNDQASSPVQNQNGSRRSFANSPTPAKHQEPSRHSASGSVVITTQWETFDPAPGPLLDHDSTTTPSNNNNHASYAQPRFNWDLL; encoded by the exons atgatgcgAATGAAGACCAAAACCACCGCTATGCCACCGATGATGAACGATAATTCGGCCGGCGGTAGAGACCGTGCTGCTGCCGACAACGAATGGGAAGTCCGACCCGGTGGAATGTTGGTTCAGAAGCGTAACCCGGATGCGGAAAACCGTCCTCCTCCACCTCCGATTCGGGTCCGGGTTAAGTATGGGTCAATTTACCATGAAATCAATATCAGTCCTCAAGCAACTTTTG GTGAATTGAAGAAGATGTTAACGGGGCCGACAGGGCTGCACCACCAAGATCAGAAGTTATTATACAAAGACAAAGAAAGAGACAACAATGCTTTCCTTGATATTTCCGGTGTTAAAGATAAGTCGAAGATTGTTGTAGTTGAAGATCCACTTTGCCAAGAGAAACGGTACCTTGAGTTGAGAAAGAATGCTAAGATGGAGAAGGCTGCTAAAACTATAGCAGACATCAGTTTTGAAGTTGATAGGCTTGCTGGACAg GTGTCTGCGTTCGAATCGATAATTTCAAAAGGTGCGAAAGTTGTAGAGAAGGATTTGGTTAAAGTGATTGAGTTATTGATGAATCAATTGCTTAAATTGGATGGAATTGTAGCTGAAGGTGATGTTAAATTGCAGAGGAAAATGCAG GTGAAAAGAGTACAAAAATACGTTGAAACACTAGATGTGTTGAAGATGAAAAATTCAGCACCATCAAGAAGCGGGAACCATATTCCGAAACAAGAATCCTCCCCATCTCCTCAGCAGCATCAGCGTAGGTATTCCAACGATCAAGCATCATCCCCTGTTCAAAACCAGAACGGCAGCAGGCGTTCATTCGCCAATTCGCCTACACCAGCGAAACATCAGGAGCCATCCAGGCACTCAGCCTCGGGTTCTGTTGTGATAACTACACAGTGGGAAACATTTGATCCCGCACCAGGGCCATTACTGGATCATGACTCAACCACGACGCcaagtaataataacaatcatGCTTCCTATGCTCAACCTCGATTCAATTGGGATTTGCTTTGA